A DNA window from Phragmites australis chromosome 11, lpPhrAust1.1, whole genome shotgun sequence contains the following coding sequences:
- the LOC133885832 gene encoding transcription repressor OFP8-like, translating into MSLSGACSRRGGGRFQLPRRRRPPVVDVGCNCRTPRLLSSLISSLKSHARGVVGGGNFKSPHPSSSRSSLTTTAFTSSTTTMATSASSVDHSSWGPATYSVASTLYEDEAEARRQRQRRRRRRRYEREQARREETAVAVEVESSAPYEDFRESMVAMVTEKEMYAWEDLNELLHQFLALNSPRHHPLILTAFADLWAPRGGLFCPPSPCLL; encoded by the coding sequence ATGTCATTGTCAGGTGCATGCAGCCGCCGTGGTGGTGGCAGGTTCCAgttgccgcggcggcggcggccgccggtgGTGGACGTCGGCTGCAACTGCCGCACGCCGAGGCTGCTCAGCTCCCTCATCTCCTCGCTCAAGTCCCACGCGCGCGGCGTTGTCGGCGGCGGCAACTTCAAGTCTCCGCACCCCTCCTCGTCGCGGTCGTCATTGACCACCACGGCCTTCACGTCGTCCACCACAACCATGGCCACCTCCGCATCGTCGGTCGACCATTCGTCGTGGGGCCCCGCGACGTACTCCGTCGCTAGCACCCTCTACGAGGATGAGGCCGAGGCGAGGCGTCAGAggcagcggcggaggaggaggaggcgatacGAGAGGGAGCaggcgaggagggaggagacggccgtggcggtggaggtggagtcgtCGGCGCCGTACGAGGACTTCCGGGAGTCGATGGTGGCGATGGTGACGGAGAAGGAGATGTACGCGTGGGAGGACCTGAACGAGCTGCTGCACCAGTTCCTGGCACTCAACTCGCCGCGCCACCACCCGCTCATCCTCACCGCCTTCGCCGACCTCTGGGCGCCCCGCGGCGGCCTCTTCTGCCCTCCCTCCCCCTGCCTCCTCTGA